The Podarcis raffonei isolate rPodRaf1 chromosome 7, rPodRaf1.pri, whole genome shotgun sequence nucleotide sequence CGACTCCGGGGTGAGGCAGACCTTGTAGCAATAGCCAGGAGGGCCCCCCACGGCCGCGCCCTCCCCGCAGTTGGTGGCCCCTTTGTTGCCCGAGGGGACCTGGGAGTTGTGGATGTGGTTGGAGTTCTTGAAGATGTCCGTCGGGGGCCCCGAGGGGTCGCAGGAGCAGCagctgccgccgcctccgccaCCTCCGCAAGGCGGGAGCGAGCAGCCGTAGTCCTGGAGGGTGAGCCGGTCCTTGTGGCACTTGACGGCCGTGAGGATGACGATGGCTACCAGGAAGGTGAAGGAGACGGAGCCCAGGGACACGATCAGGTAGAGGGTGAGCGTAGAAGAGGCGGACTCGGGCCCCAGCGGGAACTCGCTGAAGTCCGACAGCACCTCGGGCACGCTGTCCACCACGGAGAGGAGCAGCGACACCGAGGCCGAGAGCGGCGGCTGCCCGTTGTCGCGCACCTGCACCAGAAGGCGGTGCCTGGGCGCGTCCTTCTCCAGGAAGGCGCGGATGGTGCGGATCTCGCCGGTGTACAAGGCCACGCTGAAGAGGCTGCTGTCCGTCGCCTGCACAATCTGGTAGGAGAGCCGCGAGTTCTGGCCGGCGTCCGCGTCGACGGCGGAGACCTTCCCCACCAGGTAGCCCGGGTCTGCCGAGCGGGGCACCACCTCCACGGCCAGCGAGCCGTTGCGGGGCACGGGCGCCACGATGACCGGCGCGTTGTCGTTCTGGTCCAGCACGAAGACGTGGACGGTGACATTGCTGCTGAGCGGGGGGAAGCCGGCGTCCTGGGCCAGCACTTGGATCTGGAAGTTGCGGATCTGCTCGTAGTCCAGCGAGCGCAGCGCGTACATGTGCCCGCTGTCCGAGTTGATGGAGACGTAGGTGGCCACGGGCATGCCCTGGATCTGCCCGTCGGCGATGGAGTAGGACAGGTAGGAGTTCTGCTTGCAGTCCGGGTCCAGGGCGCTGACCGAGCAAATGGACGCCCCGGGCGCGTTGTTCTCCATCACGTAGACGCTGTAGGAGGGCTGCAGGAAGCGCGGCGCGTTGTCGTTGATGTCCGACACATGGACGGTCAGCGTCTTCCTGGTGGCCAGCGCTGGGCTGCCCCGATCTCGAGCCGTGATGCTGATGTTGTACTCAGGCACAGCCTCGCGGTCCAGGGGGTCGGTGGTCACCAGGGTGTAGTAGTTGTGGAAGGAGGACTGCAGCTGGAAGGGCACGTCCGGCGGGATCTCGCAGCTCACCTTGCCGTTGTCCCCGGAGTCTCTGTCCAGCACGCTGATCACGGCGATGACGGTGCCAGGAGGCGCGTCCTCCAGGACGGGCGTGGAGACCGAGGTGAGGGTCACCTCCGGCGCGTTGTCATTGACATCCACGAGATGCACCAAGACCCGGCAATGGACCGCGACGGCGGAGGGGCCGCGGTCCTTGGCCTGCACGTAGAGCTCGTGCAGGTTGGCTCGCTCATAGTCCAGCTGACCCTTCAGGCGCACCTGCCCGCTGCGGGGCTCCACGCTGAAGAGCTCTCGGACCCTCGGCGGAGCGTGCCCGCTGAACGAGTACTCCACCTCGCCGTTGGTGCCCTCGTCCAAGTCGGTGGCGTTCAGCCTGATGACCAGAGTCCCCTTGGGCGCGTCTTCCGGGAGACTCACCGTGTAGGAGGATTGATCGAAGACGGGCACGTTGTCGTTGGCGTCCAGCACCGTGACCACGACCCGAGCCGTGCCGGAGCGCTCGGGGATGCCGCCATCCAAAGCTGTCAGCAAGACCCGGTGGCTGCGCTGCTGCTCGCGATCCAGGCTTCTCTCCAGCACCAGCTCGGCGAACTTGCTGCCATCGCTGCGGGTCTGCACCTCCAGCGAGAAGAAACCGTTGGGGCTGAGCCGGTAAGTGCGCAGGGAGTTGGTGCCCACGTCCGGGTCCTGCGCGCTCTCCAGGGGGAAGCGGGCGCCGGGCAGCGCCGACTCCGTCACCTCCAGCACATACTCTTGCCAGGGGAAGCTGGGCGCGTTGTCGTTGATGTCCAGCACCTCCACCTCGACGCGGTACAGCTCCAGCGGGCTCTCGATAACCAGCTGCAGGTGCAGGAGGCAGGCCCCGCTGGCCTCGCACACCTCCTCGCGGTCGATCTTCTCGTTGACAAAGAGGATCCCGTTCTCCAGGTTCACCTCCAAGTGCTGCTTGCTGCCCGCCCGGGACACAATGCGAAACCGCCTGGCCGACAGCTTAGACACATCCAGCCCCAGATCCTCGGCGATGTTGGCCACGAAGGCTCCGTGCTCCAGTTCCTCGGGCACCGAGTAGTGCAGCTGGCTCGCTGCTGGCgccggagccagagccagagccaagcAAGAAGTTAGCAGGAGCAACAGCTCCAGCCTCGCGCAACTCCCGGCGCAGCCTGCCAGCCTCGGGCCGAGCCGGGGCCCCCCTGAACCCCTCACCCAGCGGGGAGTCCCGCCGCCTCCATCGGGAGAAGGCATCGGTGGGCTCAGCGCGGACGCGGCAGAGCACTGGCGCCGCCGCAGCTGCAGCCTCCGCTCCCGCCCTTGTGCGTCTTCATCATCAATGGACTTGGACTTCCAACTACTTTCGGCTGGCAGGGGGAGCCGGCAAGGGAGGACCCGCCTGCCATTTCAGCACCGCATTGGTGGACAGCGCCGTCGAGCTCGAGCCCGAGCGGCGGCGACGAGGACGGGCGGAATGGTTAACCCTTTCGTAGCCGGCGGAAGCGacgtggggaggggagagagagagtgtgtgtgtgttttaattcttATACCCAGGAGGCTGCAATCATTTCCATGCGGGAAAAGGTCAGGTACCTTCCCAGCGTGGCGCGGTGTATTATCAGCAAAGCGAGGATAGCTTAGAAGTCCCCGATGAAACAAATTGGCTGTGGCGGAGAATTTGTGGATCCTGAAGAGCAGCAACCCTAGTTGGCGCCGAAGCTggtctctctcgctctcgctgGAGGGGAGGACCCTGCTCTCTCCGGGTGTCTCGGCTTCGATCTCTTCCCAGAGAAAGAAAGTTCATTCCACTGGGGGATGGCAGGAATCCCCTCTCTTCCCGCCCCTGTTTGCTACAGCAGCATCTCCGGGGTAGATTAAAGAGCCCTCAAACACATCGAAAGCCAAATCCTCCCTATCCTGACATCAGACTCCACGCATGGATTTAACCTTTAACAGATGGTTAAGCTTCTGCAGAATTGATTACATTTTCCTGCACACCGTTTTCCTTGTAatgctgctttgtttttgtttgttttttaattaccaGAGAAGAGGATTACATCCCAGACTGCCGGATCAATGCTGATTCTATCAGCGCAGAGTCATGGAGAAAGCGcccgccctccccacccccccacccccccgcccgCCAACACGCCTCCTCCTCGCTCTCGGGCCGCCGGAGTTCCCAAGTGCCTCTAATGCCGCCGACTCCGACGGCGAGAGCAGAAACAGCGAAAAGCGCCTGGAGGAAGGAGGCTCCACCGTGTGGCTGCGCTACAGGTTTTACATTAACCTTTCCGCAGCAGAGTGGCCCAGGCAGGCTGACACGCCAGCCACAGGCGCAGGTGGGAGGCTGAAATAAATTGACTGCAGTCCGCTGCTCAGGACCAGCTCTGCGTGTCGACTGATTCTGCTCCGGTTTGCGCGGCAGGTGGGGgagtcgtcctcctcctcctgctttttgCCTCCCGGTTGTTTCCCTGATGTAGGTACAATTACGCGGCGTGCAGAGATAAGACTTCTGTCCGCAGCCTAACCACGAGGCGTCGTTCCTGCGGATTTACGCCCCTCGGAAGGCAGCGGGGCTCAACGGGTTCGCACCGTGCGACAGAACTTCAGCCGAATTGTGGTCTCCCGCGTGACAAGGAAGGAGCGATGGCAGCTCTTGCCTCACCTTCCTCTCTGTATCAAAACGAATGGTCTTTTCAGGCCCAATTCCAACACGTTTGCAAATAAAGTCCCGACGACCTAAATGGGACTTATGTcgcagggcaagaaacccgtcGAGGGTCCAGGCGTCGCTCCACTTCGCTTCCATCGTCCCATTTGATTGGTGTTTGATTGGTTTTCTGGTGGCCTGGCTTCTCCGAGGGCCACCCGCACTGAGTCTCCTCCATCAGGTTCTCTGTCCCGCGCTAAACGCGAGGTTTCTCCAGCAGCATCTCCAACCGAGCATCTCGGGTCTCCTCCGGGCAGGACTGGGATCCACTAGTCCCAGTTCAGGCAGATGAGGACGGCCACAGGCTTCTCCCGACGTTCCTTAGCCAGGGGGTGTTGCGGAAGCTCCGAGCAAAACCTCCCCGAGCTCGGCTTGATTAAAGGCGGCGGGGCGAGGGAAGGATAATCTGATAACAATCTACTTAAGGGATTTGGAAGAGGCGCAGATTTCAGAGGAGACTGAGCCCTGCACTGATACTGAGCACAACACAGATCCGGCGAGAGGCAGCCAGCCGCTCTGCTCTGCTCGccatctctccacacacacagcaccccccccccggatctTCGAGCCTCTGTCCGAGGCCGTCCTTTTTTTGTCCACCACAGTGAAAATCACTtgcggggaaggggagggggactgGGCGAGGATACTATATTGGGCGTCAGGCTCGAGGGTTAAGAAAGGCAAAGGGTTCATCCTAACTCCGAGAAAGGAGGAGAGATTTAGCTATGGGGCAGTCGAGCTATAGGGCAGTCACAGCACACCTCTActtcgggggggcggggggctgggCTAGTCGTGGTGAAGACACCTCTCACTAGATTGATCTTCCTGGTAACCCGAGGCAAGAGGTCAGATGTGTTTTATCAGTGAAGGTTTACCGGCACAAGGCTTTCCACTCATTGCTGCAACACATCCATCTGTTTACAcactgctctttctctctcttcaaaagtAAAACACTGGAGACAAACttagaaataaataaagtttatttCATCCCTCCGCCCTCCTCTAAACACCCGCAAGGCagttaaagaaaaaacaaccctATCCCCAAACAGTGCGTAATAAAGCACTCTAGCAACTCACTCCAGCTGCATACCGTGGGGAGCCATCCATGAACAGCTAAATTGGCTGCCAGAAATGGAGTTTACCCTTGTTTGATCATACATGCAATTATGAAGCACTTATTCTACACAAGAGGACGAGAGTCTGCACTTACTTTGAGTTTTCACTCTTTTCCGGATTTTGGTGGGTAACATCAGGGTGCTCTTATAGCTCTGCAGAGAAAATAACTCCTAGCCCGGCCCTGCTtcgtttgcccccctccccccccacacccaaTTCCCTGGTTCCCGTGGGCTGCTTCTACCCTCGCTCCCCCATGGAACTTGGAGGTCCCCACCCCGCTCTTCCATCGGAACCCAACGCTGCAGTTCCAGAACTCTCACGCATCGCTTGAGGAGACAGGGGCAAAGGGTTTAGTCGGCGGCCCTTGGATCTGACCAACTGCCAAGGGTGCAAACGAGCAACGTTTGCTAGTTGTGCGAGAGGGTCATGGAAACACTCAGGGCCTGAGCTCCCGAGGACAGGAAACTGCAGCCAGTTGGAAgggtttagactacaactcccatcacgcctggccattggccacgctggctagGCACGATGGGAGCTGCTAGTCCAAAGCAGGCTGTCTTTTAAGCCTCTTTCAGGCCCAGATCCTACATCTAAAGCAGATTTAAAGTCCATGGCTTCAGCTCGTACCcaaggatcatgggaactgtagtttgttatggatgTTGGGAAttataacgggggggggggtaaacagttcccaggatttgttgGGATGAGGCTACATTAGTTGGGACTTGCAGAGAAGGAAGGCTGAGAATATTCGGTGGAGACTCTTGCTGGGGGTGACGTGGAGGAGAGAAAGGAATGCAGCTGgggcctccctccctttccctcccagcCCCCTAACTTCCCTCGGCCAAGCCCTCCCCCAGCATTCCAAGTCTGTGGCTGGGGGAAGCGAGCCTTTCTCCAGTCAGGGCTGGAAAATGCTCCTGGtcttaaaccctggagaaccactgccggCCAGAGTGGAGAGTGCCAGGGGCATATgcaggattggggggggcaggacatcatcctctgtctggctcgctctagcagattcagaaagaaatatctcaacaacagttgtttttaaattactttcttttgaccccaagtgctcagaaaaatctatcaaaatcttcagtcatttgaaaactaGGGAGTAAAATGAAAAAATTAATACTagggagtacctttacctttcatgCTGTTAAcgagtatattttgcaaaattacaaaaaacacacttttttcattttatttttaaaaaatctaaactaaaataagttttcttggatttgctgaaaaccttttcaGCCCTTCCCCTCGCCCTCGAAGGTCCCAGAGCTGAACTGCCTCGGACTCACCTGGCAGGAAGGTCTAACAGGGCACAGAGCTGTCCTGCTGGAGAAGCACAAAAGGGCCGGTCCgccagccagcctgcctgccacCTTTGCCATTTGTGGGGCTgggagtgtggctcctggcagaCAACAACTTGTCCTTCTCTGCAATTGCAAAGGCCGCTTTTGGAGCCCCTTCTACAGTCAAGACGAGCAAGGGGTTCCTTCCCTGCTCCCAGGTCCCTCTCTGACTGTCCCCGGCCTTCTTCCTGGGCTTTTGGCCCTTCTGTTGCCAGAACAGACTTCCGCTTGGCTGCTCTTCGATTGCGTGTTCTAGgcctaaaggtaaaagtaaaggtacccctgcccgtacgggccagtcttgacagaatctagggttgtgcgcccatctcactcaagaggctgggggccagcgctgtccgcagacacttccgggtcacgtggccagcgtgacatcactgctctggcgagccagagccgcacacagaaacgccgtttaccttcccgctagtaagcggtccctatttatctacttgcacctgggagtgctttcgaactgctaggttggcaggcgctgggaccgaacaacgggagcgcaccccaccgcagggattcgaaccaccgacctttcgatcggcaagccctaggcgctgaggcttttacccacagcgccacccgcgtcccgagagTGTTCTAGGCCTAGGCTCCTGCAAATCCTTCTGACAAccccctttttctctttttggtgGGAGCCAGAGCCATCTTAAgtatatccggcgccgtggtgcaaagatcctttgggcaaccccccatttcccagagttgccgaCCTTTTTACGGCACTGCCAGCAgttttgcggggctggaggaggcgggcagctgCTGGAGGGCGGTTCCTCTggcggggaagaggcagaggctccgGGTGCAGCGCTGCTTCAGTGAGGCAGGTGAGGGCAGCAAACTGATGCCTGGAGGTGCCGTGCCATGCCcaggctcctcctcttccctggcgcccgtGCCGTGGTGGCCATGGCAGCTGGAGGCTCCAGGCGCGGCGCTGCTTCGGCATGGCACGGTGGAGGCGGGCGGGGGCAGCAAGCTGATGCCAGTTGGtgccgcgtccagcctccgcctcttccctggcgccctccagaacttggcaccctggtgccctgcgccacttgcctctatgggcaagacgcccctggtgggagccaaaatgggaagagttgctggcatttcctttttgtttgccttctctctttctcctacaCAATTTCCGGGCAGGCATCTAAGGCTTGATAGGGAGCTGGCGGGAGACTCATTCATTATCAGAATACCAAACAATGGTGGTATCTTCCAGAGAGTGATGGGTGGGCTCAGGGGGTGCTCAGAGATTTGGAGGCACCTAAGGTTCATTGGTCACAACTGTCTTCTCCCTGTTTAGAAGAAGAAGTAAACAATAGGTCCCCACCTTTACTgtattatttatatcctactAAGGTGGTGTGCATGTGGTTTCTAGGTGGCATGGACCAGacccagatctgcttagcttcaacaaggtGGCAGCCTTATGCCTTCAGACTACACTCTGGGATGGCCTAAAAATTGCATTTGTCCTACAAGGATCCTCACTTCCCAGCTTTTGCTAATTGGAGAGGTTCAGACTGTGAGCTCGTGAAAAATAGTACAGCAGAACCAAGTCCCTGTTCAAGGCTGAAGTTTTCCGTAGGGAAATATTTGTGGACTCCACCAAAAcctattttcattttctgtctGGCATTGTGGAGGCTGTGTGACTTTCTCCATCAGTGACTGTGAAGGAAGCTTGTAAACTGTTATATTCAGGTAAAATAACATTGTGAAGCGAACAGGCAAGCCATGGCAGCAGTAGGGGTGCATCACTTTTCACAATCTTGACAAGGTAGTGCAGCTGCTAATCAACAAACAACCGCAGAGAGTGTATATAGGATTATATGTACAAATTATAGATGAATGTAGTAATAAATCTACAACGGTGAGAATTCAGAAAAACTACCCACTgaacagcgacgcggacttataaaaaatattgggggggcccgggaaagctcatgaataataaataagctcatgaatatgcaaataaagtggcgccgcctcctcgtgagcgaataggggagagcgtgctgcgcctattaatcagctccaaaggaaattgggtggagcttttgctcgggagggagggcaggaggcatgcagcccgccccccctgtgcattttgggctgggggaggggcggcgatggcgctctgctggaggggcgccggagattattgggggggcagagcccccccaaacgaatttttgagggggctcgggccccctcaagccccatggagtcggcgcctatgccaCTGAAAGACTGGAAGGTACGCCAAAAACAGCAAGACATGCCTGTCATAGATATTCAGGGATCATTATTGCAGCTGTAAGCCTGACTCAGTGCCCTCTTGACCCCTGTCCCTCCTGGCTTATTAAATCTACCAGAGAGGCAAGTTGACTGGTTGGGTCCACAGCATGGTTCATCGCATGAGGGGGTGGTGTCTACTGCAGTCCTGGGTTTTCTCCCAAAGAAACCAGGCCTGGACTCCTTGGACTGGAATAAATATTACCAGTCGTAGATACCCTCTTCTTGGAGAAGGTGGTGGAGACAGCTGTGGTGCAGCAGCTGCAAGCATTTTTAGATGGCATGGATTGTTCAGATCCATTCCAATCTATGTCCAGGGCTGGCCATGGGACTGAGCTGGCATTGGTTGCTCTGATGGATGACCTTTACAGGGAATGGGTTAAGGAGAGTGCAATCTTGCTGCTATTGGTTAATATCTCTGCAGCTTTTactaccattgaccatggtatcctcttGCACTGGCTCCATGGAATGGCAACTGGGGGCACTGTATTAGAGTAGACAACTGAAACAAAATGCTCCTCCAAATTTGAGCAGGTTCAGCACAGTAGTGGTTTATGAATAGGGTTAGTGGAAAATTAATTCCCAGTTATGGATTTATCTTActatataataaaattgtaaggCTGTCATTACACTATATTTCACATGATCACCAGTAGGTAGCCACAGCAACTTCAGTATGCTGTTCTTTGGTCATTCTTGTCCTTTCTTCTCTGGGAAACAAAAGTATTGTTgtgagttggggaggggggaataggtTATATGCCAAGACCAATCTAACccatggatccagcaagtgtttaaATAAAAGCTAGGCTAGCTTTGTGGTGAGGTGATAGATAGGACTGgacgatacctggttttcaacattgtgatatatcatcagctagacattgtgatatatcaatatataaggatggagcaatggagagacattggctggcttcatggtttttcctacattgtgatttttgcatagcacacacccACAGAAACACCCACCCCATGATTCACGATATATTGGCAAGTCAGAACTCatgaaactgatatcatgatatggacttcaaactggtttgggGTGATAGGTCGATATATCACCCAGTGCTAGTGATAGCCTGggtaatgggccattaagagaacaagagaTGGAAAATGAGTGGTGTCCCTCCCCAAACtcgtagttagaaagacaaaaccaGAGTTGAGGACAGAGAGTTGAGTGGTGTGagctagaagcaaagcaggaagctgggaaaccagaaagagagagagggggagagagagggagagaatcttGCACGGCTTGGAggttggggtggcgtgcaacaatataTATCGCTGCATACTTACAATCCAGCCTTTCTACTTGCCATTGAGCCTACTTGCTCATCCTTCTTTAAATAGAAAAGGCCAGTTTAACTGGAATGGAGCATGGTCAACCCACTTCTGGGTATGAGTTGGAGATTACTATGTTCAGAGGGGAAATTGCTGAAGCTCTGTGTGAAGTCTTTTGAGTCATCACACCTGAGCTCAGGGAAGAGCAGTCAACTATTCACCTACCCATCAGGAGAGAATTCCTCTCAGACATTCCAGAATTAACTGGCAACCCTTAAGACGCATAACATATTGCAGACAGACAGCAGGGATTAAAAAAACTGATTTTCCAGGACTGACAAATATGACTTTTAGGCAAGTTGGCCAAAAAGATATAGCTAATTTCCATCACTGCCAGGAGGAGGCAGGCTGTCTGGTTGCACCTAGACCAGTCGGAAGCTAGTCCCTTGCACTCTTGCAAGGCCAGTCAGTCAGTGTTGTACCCCCCTTGGCACGTGAAGAGGGTGAACACCTAAAACACACTGTTGTTTTCCACCATCAACACAGATTATGATCCCAGCACCATAGGGCTGCTGCATGATTACACACCCAGATAAAGAAAGGACTTACTTTATTCACAAAGCCAATGGAGTAGATAGGCAGCATGGTGtggtggttggagtgttggactaggacctgggagagcaggattcaaatctggagagggagagaagtgtgtgcgccaccttcagctccttggaggaaagtggtatataaatgtaataataaataaatacaaataggaGAGTCATATAAATGAGATAAAAGTCATAGCACTTGGCATAAtcctggatttttatttatttacttaccatATATTGTAGTGTCATCTATGTgcacagcactttaaaaaaaaaacacaggtaTGACAGATCCTCCT carries:
- the LOC128418043 gene encoding protocadherin-10-like is translated as MPSPDGGGGTPRWVRGSGGPRLGPRLAGCAGSCARLELLLLLTSCLALALAPAPAASQLHYSVPEELEHGAFVANIAEDLGLDVSKLSARRFRIVSRAGSKQHLEVNLENGILFVNEKIDREEVCEASGACLLHLQLVIESPLELYRVEVEVLDINDNAPSFPWQEYVLEVTESALPGARFPLESAQDPDVGTNSLRTYRLSPNGFFSLEVQTRSDGSKFAELVLERSLDREQQRSHRVLLTALDGGIPERSGTARVVVTVLDANDNVPVFDQSSYTVSLPEDAPKGTLVIRLNATDLDEGTNGEVEYSFSGHAPPRVRELFSVEPRSGQVRLKGQLDYERANLHELYVQAKDRGPSAVAVHCRVLVHLVDVNDNAPEVTLTSVSTPVLEDAPPGTVIAVISVLDRDSGDNGKVSCEIPPDVPFQLQSSFHNYYTLVTTDPLDREAVPEYNISITARDRGSPALATRKTLTVHVSDINDNAPRFLQPSYSVYVMENNAPGASICSVSALDPDCKQNSYLSYSIADGQIQGMPVATYVSINSDSGHMYALRSLDYEQIRNFQIQVLAQDAGFPPLSSNVTVHVFVLDQNDNAPVIVAPVPRNGSLAVEVVPRSADPGYLVGKVSAVDADAGQNSRLSYQIVQATDSSLFSVALYTGEIRTIRAFLEKDAPRHRLLVQVRDNGQPPLSASVSLLLSVVDSVPEVLSDFSEFPLGPESASSTLTLYLIVSLGSVSFTFLVAIVILTAVKCHKDRLTLQDYGCSLPPCGGGGGGGSCCSCDPSGPPTDIFKNSNHIHNSQVPSGNKGATNCGEGAAVGGPPGYCYKVCLTPESAKSDFMFLKPYSPAAPRNNEKVPDNLPPAQGKTPRLANNSLQPSSQVKQPNTDWLPSKQSTLKSSQSLEDVGGVRRGIQKEHDRLRTLVTPVSELQKAPGASNSIWTPRYAPVYSQHMSPLDYQHNVYIPGTPTMPANKDGPLFLDQEAKNSFSTFGKRKKMTTYCDIHDNMVINNNLK